Within the Gaiellales bacterium genome, the region CTTCGGCTGGGCCGGAAGCGTGTTCCTGTCGTCGACGCGGATGATCTTCGCGGCTGCGTTCGACCGGATCCTGCCCGAGTGGGCGGCCAAGGTCGACGACCGCACCCATGTCCCGATCGCCGCGCTCCTGCTCATGCTCGTGCCGTCGATCCCGATCAGCTACCTGTACGCGTACAACTCGAGCTTCTACGGCTACACGCTCGACGCGACCGTCGTCATCGCGATCACCTACTTCGGCACGACCCTGTCGGCCGTCGTGCTGCCCTGGCGGCGGCGCGAGATCTACCAGGCCTCGCCGATCGCCAAGTACGAGCTGGCGGGCATTCCGCTCGTCACGATCGCCGGCGTGATCTTCGGCGGGTTCCTGGCCTTCTGCGGATACAAGTGGTTCACCGACGACTCCTACGGGATCAACCACTCGAACTCGCTGAAGTACATGGCGGTGCTCTACCTGATCGCGATCGCGATCTACGTGATCAGCCGGGTCGTCCGCCGCCGCGAGGGCATCGACCTCGCGATGATCAACTCCGAGATCCCGGTCGAGTGAGCCGGCACCAGCGTGGGAGCCGGGAAACCGGCTCCCACGCTGGCATTCCGGCCCGTTCGCAACGCGCGCCGAGCGTATTGACTTCCCTCCCCCGGTCGGGGAAGATTTCCCTGGTCTAGACCACAACCGTCTCCGCAGAGGAGGGGAGGGGTATGCAAGAAGGCACCCACTCGGACAGCCATCAGTTGGCAGAGTTCGGGTACCGGCAGGAGCTGCACCGGACGCTCGGCAGCTTCTCGTCGTTCGCCGCCGGCTACAGCTACATCTCCATCTTGACCGGCATGTTCCAGACCGCGGGACTCGGCTTCTTCTTCGCCGGCCCCGCGTTCGCATGGGCGTGGCTCGTCGTCATGTTCGGCCAGTTCATGGTCGCCCTCCAGTTCGCCGAGCTCTCGGCGCACTATCCCCTGGCGGGCTCGGTGTACCAGTGGTCCAAGCAGCTCGCGTCGAAGGCCTGGGCCTGGAACACGGGTTGGATGTACCTGTGCGCGCAGGTCATCACGGTGCCCGCCGTTGCGCTCGCCTGGCAGGTCATCCTGCCGCAGATCTCGACCCACTTCCAGATCGTCGGGTCGTCGGCGAACTCGGGCAATCTCTACAGCAAGGACTTCGCCGAGAACGCGATCATCCTGGCGATGGTCATGGTCGTCCTGACGACCCTGATCAACGCGACGGGCGTCAAGCTGCTCGCCCGCATCAACAACATCGGCGTCATCGCCGAGCTGGTCGGCGCAAGCGGCCTGATCATCCTGTTCCTGGTCAACGCGACCCGCGGGCCGGCCAAGGTGCTGACGGAGACGGCCAACACGGCCAACGTCCCCGTCCACCACAGCCTCGGCTACCTGGGCGCGCTGCTCGTGGGCGCGATCATGCCCCTGTACGTGATGTACGGCTTCGACACCGCCGGCTCGCTGGCGGAGGAGACCGACGACCCCCGCCGCAAGGCGCCTCGGGCCGTCATCCAGGCGCTGGCGACCGCCGGCACGATGGGCTTCCTGCTCATCCTGTTCGGCACGATGGCCGTCAGCGACGCGCTGTTCAAGAACGGCACCTCGCTCACGCTGCCGGCGATCACCACCGACGTGCTCGGCTCGACGTGGGGCAAGATCTTCCTTGCCGACGTC harbors:
- a CDS encoding amino acid permease, translating into MQEGTHSDSHQLAEFGYRQELHRTLGSFSSFAAGYSYISILTGMFQTAGLGFFFAGPAFAWAWLVVMFGQFMVALQFAELSAHYPLAGSVYQWSKQLASKAWAWNTGWMYLCAQVITVPAVALAWQVILPQISTHFQIVGSSANSGNLYSKDFAENAIILAMVMVVLTTLINATGVKLLARINNIGVIAELVGASGLIILFLVNATRGPAKVLTETANTANVPVHHSLGYLGALLVGAIMPLYVMYGFDTAGSLAEETDDPRRKAPRAVIQALATAGTMGFLLILFGTMAVSDALFKNGTSLTLPAITTDVLGSTWGKIFLADVAVAIFVCCLAIHAMSVRILFAMGRDDNLPGASRLAHVSGTRRVPVFPAVLVGAIAIVVLAFNIYNQYAFEVIVALGIIFMYLAYLGVTIPLLQRRLNGWPGNLPDARDGLFSLGGFAVITNVIAIAYGIAMSVNLAWPRDYFYGTKTYQQYGPIMGVSAVVIVGLALYFGYQQNRTEVLAEHRAESLSAAMNEPPPIHGGP